A single Henriciella sp. AS95 DNA region contains:
- a CDS encoding L-aspartate oxidase, with amino-acid sequence MNHSTRIEASEPGHGEDILIVGAGLAGLFLALRLAPRKCTVIAPAPLGEAASSAWAQGGLAAALDPMDTAASHAADTVAAGAGLVDPIIARLIAEEGPARVLDLIEMGVPFDRTDEGALALSLEAAHSVPRVARVAGDLAGKAIMGALTAAVQAADHITLKWPFRAVGLLQDDNGRIAGAVVRDRKGNLSPLTARETVFCTGGSGGLFRVTTNPPQSRGDALAMAWSAGALIADPEFVQFHPTAMDVGLDPAPLATEALRGEGAILLDRKGEPFMHRYHKDAELAPRDEVARAIHSERTAGRGAFLDATEAVGQDFPAHFPTVFAACMAAGIDPRVKPIPVAPAAHYHMGGVVADMWGRSTLDGFSVCGECASTGAHGANRLASNSLLEAVVFASRIADRLREADLNQPAKSAGDVPDDLPADALQTLRLGMAEKCGVVRDAVGLASLLEQIDTLAVQHGDARALSASRLMAASALSREESRGGHYRSDFPETMDTALRTFARLPAEPAKAEATT; translated from the coding sequence ATGAACCATTCTACGCGCATAGAAGCGAGCGAACCCGGCCACGGCGAGGACATCCTCATCGTGGGCGCCGGTCTCGCTGGCCTGTTCCTCGCGCTGCGGCTGGCGCCTCGCAAATGCACGGTTATCGCCCCTGCCCCGCTCGGCGAAGCGGCCTCTTCCGCATGGGCGCAAGGCGGCCTCGCCGCCGCTCTCGACCCGATGGATACAGCCGCCTCACACGCCGCCGATACAGTTGCCGCTGGCGCCGGTCTGGTTGACCCGATCATCGCGCGCCTGATTGCCGAAGAAGGCCCGGCCCGCGTGCTCGACCTGATCGAAATGGGCGTCCCCTTTGACCGTACCGATGAAGGCGCGCTGGCGCTTTCACTGGAGGCGGCGCACTCGGTCCCGCGTGTCGCCCGCGTCGCCGGTGATCTGGCCGGCAAGGCCATCATGGGCGCACTCACCGCAGCCGTGCAGGCGGCCGATCATATCACACTCAAATGGCCGTTCCGGGCTGTCGGCCTGCTGCAGGACGATAATGGACGCATCGCGGGCGCTGTCGTTCGCGACCGCAAGGGCAATCTGTCGCCGCTCACTGCCCGGGAGACCGTTTTCTGTACGGGCGGGTCTGGCGGCCTGTTCAGGGTCACGACCAATCCGCCCCAGTCACGCGGCGACGCGCTCGCCATGGCCTGGTCGGCGGGCGCTCTGATTGCCGACCCTGAATTCGTCCAATTCCACCCGACCGCCATGGATGTCGGCCTCGACCCGGCCCCGCTTGCCACCGAGGCCCTGCGCGGCGAAGGGGCGATCCTGCTCGACCGCAAAGGCGAGCCCTTCATGCACCGCTATCACAAGGATGCCGAACTCGCGCCGCGTGATGAAGTGGCCCGTGCGATCCATTCTGAACGAACGGCCGGACGGGGCGCCTTCCTCGATGCGACCGAAGCTGTCGGCCAGGACTTCCCGGCCCACTTCCCGACCGTCTTTGCCGCCTGCATGGCGGCGGGGATCGATCCGCGCGTCAAACCCATCCCGGTCGCGCCCGCCGCGCACTATCATATGGGCGGCGTCGTGGCGGACATGTGGGGACGCTCGACACTGGATGGGTTTTCGGTTTGCGGCGAATGCGCGTCGACCGGCGCCCATGGCGCGAACCGGCTCGCCTCCAACTCGCTTCTCGAAGCCGTAGTGTTTGCATCGCGCATCGCAGACCGCCTGCGCGAGGCCGACCTCAACCAACCGGCCAAGTCTGCGGGCGACGTGCCCGATGACCTGCCTGCCGATGCGCTTCAGACCCTTCGCCTCGGCATGGCAGAGAAATGCGGCGTTGTGCGCGACGCGGTTGGGCTTGCCAGCCTGCTGGAGCAGATTGACACCCTCGCTGTCCAGCACGGCGATGCGCGCGCGCTGTCAGCATCCCGCCTGATGGCCGCGTCCGCGCTCAGCCGCGAGGAAAGCCGCGGCGGTCACTATCGCTCAGACTTCCCTGAAACCATGGACACGGCGCTGCGCACATTTGCGCGGCTGCCAGCCGAACCCGCCAAAGCAGAAGCCACCACATGA
- the nadC gene encoding carboxylating nicotinate-nucleotide diphosphorylase translates to MIAPPPLPDLVLDPIVRLALSEDLGRAGDLTTDATIEPGTMIDAKIAARKPGRLAGMDAAAYALKLVDPGVTLDQVMQDGDALSPGDTIATLSGAARSILIAERTMLNFLGRLSGIATLTATFVEKVAHTDATIVCTRKTTPGHRAVEKRAVRCGGGTSHRYGLDDAILIKDNHIAACGSVTEALKRAHAYAGHLRMIEIEVDTLKQLEEALPLKPHAVLLDNMDNDTLRRAVAMIDGACKAEASGGVNLDTVAAIAETGVDYISVGALTHSASNLDVGLDLP, encoded by the coding sequence ATGATAGCACCTCCACCGCTTCCGGATCTCGTTCTCGACCCGATCGTCCGTCTCGCCCTGTCTGAAGATCTCGGCCGCGCCGGAGACCTGACGACCGATGCGACGATCGAGCCCGGCACGATGATCGACGCCAAGATCGCCGCGAGAAAACCGGGCCGTCTCGCAGGGATGGATGCGGCAGCCTATGCACTGAAACTGGTCGATCCCGGTGTCACGCTCGATCAGGTGATGCAGGACGGCGACGCGCTTTCGCCCGGCGATACGATTGCGACCCTTTCAGGCGCCGCCCGGTCCATCCTGATCGCTGAGCGGACGATGCTCAATTTCCTGGGCCGCCTGTCGGGCATCGCGACTCTGACGGCGACCTTCGTTGAAAAAGTGGCCCATACGGACGCCACCATCGTCTGCACGCGCAAGACGACGCCGGGCCACCGCGCCGTGGAAAAGCGCGCTGTGCGTTGCGGCGGAGGGACTTCGCACAGGTACGGACTCGATGACGCCATCCTGATCAAGGACAATCACATCGCCGCCTGCGGATCGGTCACCGAAGCGCTGAAACGGGCGCATGCCTATGCGGGTCATTTGCGCATGATCGAGATCGAGGTCGACACGCTGAAACAGCTCGAAGAAGCCCTGCCCCTCAAGCCTCATGCTGTCCTGCTTGATAATATGGACAATGACACGCTACGCCGTGCGGTCGCCATGATTGACGGGGCCTGCAAGGCCGAAGCGTCCGGCGGCGTCAATCTCGATACGGTGGCCGCAATTGCCGAGACCGGGGTCGATTATATTTCCGTTGGCGCGCTAACTCACTCTGCGTCAAACCTTGACGTCGGTCTCGACCTGCCCTGA
- a CDS encoding O-methyltransferase yields MSEESLFEAVDTYINSLFVEDDPVLERAIERSTAAGLPEIQVSPGQGKLIYLLAKMIGAKRVLEIGTLGGYSTVWLGRALPEDGRITTVELEPAHVKVARETLEDAGLSARCEVVEGKALDVMSGLEPSFDMVFLDANKDGYPAYLKQAVRLTRPGGLIVADNVVREGAVLKPSSVDANAIGAAAFNQALASHPELEAIVLQQVGIKGHDGLAVARVKD; encoded by the coding sequence ATGAGTGAAGAAAGTCTGTTTGAGGCGGTCGACACTTATATCAACAGCCTGTTTGTGGAAGATGATCCGGTGCTGGAGCGCGCCATTGAGCGTTCGACCGCAGCCGGTCTTCCTGAAATCCAGGTGTCGCCCGGACAAGGCAAACTCATCTACCTGCTGGCCAAGATGATTGGCGCCAAACGTGTTCTCGAAATTGGCACGCTGGGCGGCTACTCGACCGTCTGGCTCGGGCGGGCGCTCCCCGAAGACGGCAGGATCACCACTGTTGAGCTAGAGCCTGCGCATGTGAAAGTTGCGCGCGAGACCCTGGAAGATGCCGGCCTTTCGGCCCGCTGTGAAGTGGTTGAAGGCAAGGCGCTTGATGTGATGAGCGGCCTCGAGCCGAGTTTCGACATGGTCTTTCTCGACGCCAACAAGGACGGCTATCCGGCCTATCTCAAACAGGCGGTTCGCCTGACGCGACCGGGCGGCCTGATCGTGGCCGACAATGTCGTGCGGGAGGGCGCGGTGCTGAAGCCATCCTCCGTCGATGCGAATGCGATTGGCGCAGCCGCCTTCAACCAGGCGCTCGCTAGTCATCCCGAATTGGAAGCGATCGTGCTCCAGCAGGTCGGCATCAAGGGGCATGACGGGCTCGCCGTTGCTCGCGTGAAAGACTGA
- a CDS encoding cell wall hydrolase: MSLRTAKQSPRIFADTSLRGKVSRWWMDKTNAEQRTYVMRSALVSTLAAGLIVALPMIASINTQKQAEAEYRAQTERFAAAQDAGEAVRSDPEAPELMRHEWLRNVEFSLERNPDEALSRYGGLERDSAVLAGMKSFDPIHLDKAEDMSRQMKCLAEAVYYEARSETTSGQLAVAEVIMNRVQDHRYPNTACDVVYQGATRTTGCQFTFTCDGALARKPRGSKWEAAKAIAAHIYLGLDEQRTHGATHYHATYVNPVWNSGLIKTSKIGTHIFYRFPRGAEWASARAAQQARFDREASGDAGASSTLVTITNEDDTADLNAKSLSVLSPAP; this comes from the coding sequence ATGTCACTCAGAACGGCAAAACAAAGCCCGCGTATTTTCGCGGACACGTCACTCCGCGGCAAAGTCAGCCGTTGGTGGATGGACAAGACCAACGCCGAACAGCGCACCTATGTCATGCGCTCGGCTCTGGTCTCGACGCTGGCTGCAGGCCTGATTGTCGCGCTTCCAATGATTGCCTCGATCAACACGCAAAAGCAGGCAGAAGCTGAGTACCGTGCTCAGACTGAACGCTTCGCTGCCGCGCAGGATGCCGGTGAGGCCGTTCGGTCCGATCCAGAAGCGCCGGAACTCATGCGCCACGAATGGCTGCGCAATGTCGAGTTCTCGCTCGAGCGCAATCCGGACGAGGCGCTCAGCCGCTATGGTGGTCTTGAGCGTGACTCTGCGGTTCTGGCCGGCATGAAGAGCTTTGATCCCATTCACCTCGACAAGGCGGAAGATATGAGCCGCCAGATGAAATGTCTGGCCGAAGCGGTATATTATGAGGCTCGCAGCGAAACCACATCCGGTCAGCTGGCGGTTGCCGAAGTGATCATGAACCGCGTCCAGGATCATCGCTATCCGAACACGGCTTGCGATGTTGTCTACCAGGGCGCAACCCGCACCACGGGTTGTCAGTTCACCTTCACCTGCGACGGTGCACTGGCCCGCAAACCGCGCGGTTCGAAGTGGGAGGCGGCGAAAGCGATCGCTGCGCACATCTATCTCGGACTGGATGAGCAACGCACCCATGGGGCGACGCACTATCACGCGACCTATGTGAACCCTGTCTGGAATTCCGGCCTCATCAAGACGTCGAAGATCGGCACGCACATCTTCTACCGGTTCCCGCGCGGGGCCGAGTGGGCAAGTGCCCGCGCCGCCCAACAGGCCCGCTTTGACCGCGAAGCTTCAGGCGATGCCGGTGCAAGCTCGACACTCGTGACCATCACGAATGAGGACGACACCGCAGACCTGAATGCCAAGTCGCTCAGCGTTCTCAGCCCAGCGCCGTAA
- the nadA gene encoding quinolinate synthase NadA, which produces MARLIDSGPSCPTPTPLRAANAAEARGLEYNDAVKAETEALYPLVSDFITPMEWPAVAPLVAEINRLKKEKNAVILAHNYMTPDIFRLVGDFRGDSLQLAREAAETEADIIVQAGVHFMAETSKILAPEKTVLIPSLEAGCSLAASITGADVRLIKEKYPDYPVVTYVNTTADVKAECHITCTSSNAAQVVEAVAKEWNSDTVILVPDQYLAKNVAAQTDIRIITWPGACEVHELFSADDVNQLRDAHPGVVILAHPECPPDVLEAADFAGSTSALANYVKDESPNKVVLLTECSMSDNVASENPGVNFIRPCNLCPHMKRITLENILDCLNTMEHKVEIEEDVRVKAKQAIDAMLALPKTDKPLAFETGLKPMEIEVFSAA; this is translated from the coding sequence ATGGCCAGATTGATTGATTCCGGACCGAGCTGTCCGACCCCGACGCCGCTTCGCGCTGCAAACGCTGCTGAAGCCCGCGGTCTGGAGTATAATGATGCCGTGAAGGCTGAAACCGAAGCGCTTTACCCGCTCGTGTCCGACTTCATTACGCCGATGGAGTGGCCAGCCGTCGCGCCGCTCGTGGCTGAGATCAACCGTCTCAAGAAAGAGAAGAATGCGGTTATCCTGGCGCACAATTACATGACACCCGATATCTTCCGCCTCGTCGGCGATTTTCGCGGTGACAGCCTCCAGCTCGCCCGTGAAGCAGCCGAAACCGAGGCTGATATCATCGTGCAAGCCGGCGTCCACTTCATGGCCGAGACCTCGAAGATTCTCGCGCCTGAGAAAACCGTACTCATCCCGAGCCTTGAGGCCGGGTGCTCGCTCGCAGCCTCGATTACGGGCGCCGATGTCCGCCTGATCAAGGAAAAATATCCTGACTATCCGGTCGTTACCTATGTGAACACGACAGCCGACGTGAAGGCCGAGTGCCACATCACCTGCACCAGTTCGAATGCCGCGCAGGTGGTCGAGGCTGTGGCGAAGGAATGGAACAGCGACACCGTCATCCTGGTGCCGGACCAGTATCTTGCCAAGAACGTCGCCGCTCAGACCGACATCCGCATCATCACCTGGCCGGGCGCTTGCGAGGTGCATGAGCTGTTCAGCGCCGATGATGTCAACCAGCTGCGTGACGCCCATCCCGGCGTGGTCATCCTGGCCCACCCCGAATGCCCGCCAGATGTCCTGGAAGCAGCCGACTTTGCCGGCTCAACCTCGGCCCTCGCCAACTATGTGAAGGATGAGAGCCCGAACAAGGTCGTTCTGCTGACCGAGTGTTCGATGAGCGACAATGTCGCCTCTGAGAATCCGGGCGTGAACTTCATCCGCCCATGTAATCTCTGCCCGCACATGAAGCGCATTACCCTTGAGAATATTCTCGACTGTCTCAACACGATGGAGCACAAAGTCGAGATTGAAGAAGACGTGCGCGTGAAGGCGAAACAGGCGATCGATGCGATGCTGGCCCTTCCGAAAACGGACAAACCGCTCGCCTTCGAAACGGGGCTGAAGCCGATGGAGATCGAGGTCTTTTCCGCCGCCTGA
- a CDS encoding SDR family oxidoreductase has protein sequence MGECIGRKSIFITGAASGIGAATAKLFADRSWFVGLYDIDEAGLKSVAAEIGEENCIWDKLDVRNRDDWKRCMDAFGEATDGRLNVLFNNAGIGRHGWFEDISGDDNDAIIDINVKGVINGVQAGLPLLRQTPGARIVNTASTAGVFGAPKLAVYVASKFAVRGLTEALDIEFSNIGIRVTTLMPWFIDTPILDMGTKEGANVKMSDQLRESGSEVYPVELAAERAWDAAHGKDVHYMAGKMAERTRFAARFMPKRLKKQLEKTLGPRE, from the coding sequence ATGGGCGAGTGTATCGGCCGAAAAAGCATTTTCATCACGGGCGCGGCCTCCGGCATCGGCGCAGCAACCGCGAAACTGTTCGCTGACCGAAGCTGGTTTGTGGGCCTCTACGACATTGACGAAGCCGGCCTGAAATCAGTCGCAGCAGAGATCGGCGAGGAGAATTGCATCTGGGACAAACTCGATGTGCGCAACCGGGATGACTGGAAGCGCTGCATGGACGCGTTTGGTGAAGCAACCGATGGCCGCCTGAACGTGCTGTTCAACAATGCGGGGATCGGCCGGCATGGCTGGTTCGAGGATATTTCCGGCGACGACAATGACGCCATCATCGATATCAATGTGAAGGGCGTCATCAATGGCGTACAGGCCGGGCTGCCCCTGCTGCGCCAGACGCCGGGCGCGCGTATCGTGAATACCGCGTCGACAGCAGGTGTGTTCGGCGCGCCAAAACTCGCCGTCTATGTCGCTTCGAAATTTGCGGTACGCGGCCTGACAGAAGCCCTCGACATCGAGTTCTCCAATATCGGCATTCGCGTCACGACGCTGATGCCATGGTTCATCGACACGCCGATCCTCGACATGGGCACCAAGGAAGGCGCCAATGTAAAGATGAGCGACCAGCTGAGGGAGTCCGGCTCGGAGGTCTACCCGGTCGAGCTTGCCGCAGAGCGCGCCTGGGACGCCGCCCATGGCAAGGACGTCCACTACATGGCCGGCAAGATGGCCGAACGAACCCGCTTTGCAGCGCGCTTCATGCCCAAGCGCCTAAAGAAACAGCTGGAGAAGACGCTCGGCCCGCGAGAATAG